Proteins encoded in a region of the Cytobacillus pseudoceanisediminis genome:
- a CDS encoding carbamoyl phosphate synthase small subunit, whose product MKKQLILEDGTIFIGKGFGSDTNSIGEVVFNTGMTGYQEILSDPSYCGQIVTLTYPLIGNYGINRDDFESISPAISGFIVKEASEFPSNWRNEQSIAEYFEMKNIPGIAGIDTRKLTRIIRQHGTLKGAICSISENPELILEKLRATKLRNDQVKKVSTKTPYPSPGRGRRVVLVDFGMKHGILRELNKRDCDVIVVPYNTTAEEILSMSPDGVMLSNGPGDPKDVPEAITMIKGLLGNVPIFGICLGHQLFALACGANTEKMKFGHRGSNHPVKDLQTGKVALTSQNHGYSVEENSISGSPLEVTHIALNDGTIEGLKHKEVPAFTVQYHPEASPGPEDANGLFEQFLQMIESHKEEGAAACQSVQI is encoded by the coding sequence ATGAAAAAACAGCTGATTCTGGAAGACGGAACAATTTTTATTGGAAAAGGCTTTGGAAGCGATACGAATTCGATTGGAGAGGTAGTATTCAATACAGGAATGACGGGTTATCAGGAAATTCTCTCTGACCCTTCCTACTGTGGACAAATTGTAACATTGACATACCCTTTAATCGGAAATTATGGAATTAATCGAGATGATTTTGAATCCATCTCCCCTGCCATCTCCGGGTTCATTGTAAAAGAAGCAAGCGAGTTTCCATCAAACTGGAGAAATGAACAGTCAATTGCTGAATACTTTGAGATGAAAAACATCCCTGGGATCGCTGGGATTGATACTAGAAAATTAACAAGGATTATCAGGCAGCATGGTACGCTGAAAGGTGCTATTTGCAGCATAAGTGAAAACCCGGAATTAATCTTAGAAAAACTGCGGGCAACCAAGCTGCGAAACGATCAGGTTAAGAAAGTTTCAACTAAGACACCTTATCCAAGCCCCGGACGCGGCAGAAGGGTAGTCCTTGTAGATTTCGGCATGAAACACGGTATCTTAAGAGAATTAAACAAACGGGATTGTGATGTGATTGTTGTACCATATAATACAACAGCTGAAGAAATACTCAGCATGAGCCCGGATGGGGTTATGCTTTCAAATGGGCCGGGAGACCCGAAAGATGTTCCGGAAGCCATCACAATGATTAAAGGTCTGTTAGGAAACGTGCCGATTTTTGGGATTTGCCTGGGACATCAGCTTTTTGCCCTCGCATGCGGTGCCAATACAGAAAAAATGAAATTCGGCCATCGCGGTTCAAACCATCCGGTAAAAGATTTGCAAACCGGAAAAGTCGCATTAACATCTCAAAACCATGGATATTCAGTGGAAGAAAACTCCATCTCGGGTAGTCCTCTGGAAGTAACACATATTGCATTAAACGATGGAACGATTGAAGGTTTGAAACATAAAGAAGTCCCGGCGTTCACTGTGCAATATCACCCTGAGGCTTCACCGGGACCGGAGGATGCAAATGGATTATTTGAACAATTCCTGCAAATGATTGAATCACATAAAGAGGAAGGTGCTGCAGCATGCCAAAGCGTACAGATATAA
- a CDS encoding solute carrier family 23 protein yields MHKPILDIKDVPKPAHWLTLSLQHLFAMFGATILVPFLVGLNPAIALISSGLATIAFLIITKWQVPAYLGSSFAFIAPIIAAKAAGGPGAAMIGSFMAGLVYGAVALIIKKAGYRWIMNLLPPIVVGPVIIVIGLALAGTAVGMAMNNPETGEYSMLHFSAALITLGATIIFSIYAKGMLSMVPILAGIIIGYVYSLAVGLIDFSLVQQAAWFEMPEFIIPFADYEVRITLDLALLMIPVAVVTISEHIGHQLVLGKVVGRDYIKEPGLHRSILADGTGTMISALIGGPPKTTYGENIGVLAITKIYSVYVLAGAAVIAIIFGFIGKVTALISSIPTPVMGGVSILLFGIIASSGLRMLVDSKVDFGNNRNLVIASVILVLGIGGAHIEIWAFKLEGMALAAISGVLLNLILPGREEAKEDMFEAENEKNNVA; encoded by the coding sequence ATGCATAAGCCTATTCTAGATATAAAAGATGTTCCAAAACCAGCCCATTGGCTGACATTAAGTTTACAGCACTTATTCGCAATGTTCGGAGCCACTATACTTGTACCTTTCTTAGTAGGATTAAATCCTGCCATAGCTTTAATCTCAAGCGGACTGGCAACAATCGCTTTCCTCATCATAACAAAATGGCAGGTACCGGCATACTTAGGGTCATCTTTCGCTTTCATTGCTCCGATCATAGCAGCAAAAGCAGCTGGCGGACCAGGTGCTGCCATGATCGGAAGCTTTATGGCAGGGCTAGTATATGGAGCCGTAGCATTAATCATCAAAAAAGCAGGCTACCGCTGGATTATGAATCTGCTTCCACCCATCGTGGTCGGCCCGGTTATCATCGTAATCGGTTTGGCATTAGCAGGCACAGCAGTCGGTATGGCCATGAACAACCCTGAAACGGGTGAATACAGCATGCTGCATTTTTCAGCGGCGCTCATCACTTTAGGTGCAACAATTATCTTCTCCATCTATGCAAAAGGAATGCTCAGCATGGTGCCGATTCTTGCAGGTATCATCATCGGGTATGTTTACTCACTGGCTGTGGGCCTTATAGACTTCTCACTTGTACAGCAGGCAGCCTGGTTCGAAATGCCGGAGTTCATAATTCCGTTCGCTGATTATGAAGTGAGGATAACCCTGGATCTGGCACTTCTAATGATTCCGGTGGCTGTTGTGACAATCTCTGAACATATCGGTCATCAGCTTGTCCTTGGAAAAGTAGTTGGGAGAGACTATATTAAAGAACCGGGTCTTCACCGCTCCATCCTTGCTGATGGAACAGGAACAATGATCTCGGCATTAATCGGGGGTCCGCCAAAGACAACTTACGGTGAAAACATTGGCGTACTGGCCATCACAAAAATATACAGTGTCTATGTACTGGCAGGTGCTGCAGTCATCGCCATCATCTTCGGATTCATTGGCAAGGTAACAGCACTGATCAGCTCGATCCCTACTCCAGTAATGGGCGGCGTGTCGATCCTGCTGTTCGGGATCATCGCTTCATCAGGATTAAGAATGCTTGTTGACAGCAAGGTGGATTTTGGAAACAACCGTAACCTGGTTATCGCATCCGTCATCCTTGTACTCGGAATTGGCGGAGCCCATATCGAAATTTGGGCATTCAAACTGGAAGGAATGGCTCTGGCAGCGATCAGCGGCGTTCTCCTGAACCTGATTCTCCCTGGAAGAGAAGAGGCTAAGGAAGATATGTTTGAAGCTGAAAATGAAAAAAATAATGTAGCTTAA
- a CDS encoding dihydroorotase: MSILIKNGQLLTKEGNFVKTDIYIKSGKIAGIGAGIEEKAQEVIDAEGLLIAPGFIDLHVHLREPGGEKKETIETGTKAAAKGGFTTVAAMPNTRPVPDTKEQLDKLNCRIEETASVKVLPYASITIRELGQELTDFKALKEAGAFAFTDDGVGVQSAAMMLQAMRNAAEIRMPIVAHCEENTLINKGSVHDGVFAKENGLNGIPSVCESVQIARDVLLAEAAGCHYHVCHISTKESVRVVRDAKRAGIKVTAEVTPHHLLLCEEDIPGLDANFKMNPPLRGADDRAALIEGLLDGTIDFIATDHAPHTAAEKEEGMELAPFGIVGLETAFPLLYTHFVEKGIFTLKQLIDYLTIKPAKAFGIQSGKLEAGGIADLVLLDLNRQEKIDPVQFLSKGKNTPFTGWDCKGWPVMTIAEGKIVWNRRSVKA, translated from the coding sequence ATGTCAATATTAATCAAAAATGGCCAGTTGCTTACTAAAGAAGGGAACTTTGTAAAAACTGACATTTACATAAAGTCAGGAAAAATTGCCGGGATAGGTGCAGGTATCGAGGAAAAGGCACAGGAAGTGATTGATGCTGAAGGCTTATTGATTGCACCAGGCTTTATAGATCTCCATGTACACTTGCGTGAACCTGGCGGTGAAAAGAAAGAGACCATTGAAACTGGCACTAAAGCAGCAGCCAAAGGCGGTTTCACAACGGTTGCTGCCATGCCGAATACCCGGCCTGTACCTGATACGAAAGAACAGCTTGATAAATTGAACTGCCGTATTGAAGAGACTGCGTCGGTCAAGGTTTTGCCATATGCATCGATTACGATCCGTGAGCTTGGCCAGGAATTAACAGATTTTAAAGCACTGAAAGAAGCTGGAGCGTTTGCTTTTACAGATGACGGAGTTGGGGTTCAATCAGCAGCCATGATGCTGCAGGCAATGAGGAATGCCGCAGAGATAAGAATGCCGATTGTTGCGCACTGCGAAGAAAATACCCTCATTAACAAAGGTTCCGTACATGATGGAGTTTTTGCTAAAGAGAATGGTTTAAATGGTATCCCTTCCGTCTGTGAATCAGTGCAAATCGCAAGGGATGTACTCCTTGCCGAAGCTGCTGGCTGCCATTATCATGTCTGCCATATCAGCACGAAAGAGTCTGTCAGGGTGGTAAGAGATGCAAAGCGGGCAGGCATCAAGGTAACGGCCGAAGTGACACCTCATCACCTCCTTCTATGTGAAGAGGATATCCCAGGTCTGGATGCAAACTTTAAAATGAATCCTCCATTAAGAGGGGCAGATGACCGAGCTGCCTTAATAGAAGGATTATTGGACGGCACGATTGATTTTATCGCGACCGACCATGCACCTCACACAGCAGCGGAAAAAGAAGAGGGGATGGAGCTGGCGCCTTTTGGGATTGTTGGACTTGAGACAGCCTTCCCGCTTCTATACACACACTTTGTCGAGAAGGGAATATTCACGCTAAAACAGCTGATTGATTATTTAACAATCAAGCCAGCAAAGGCATTCGGCATTCAATCAGGAAAATTGGAAGCAGGTGGAATCGCTGATCTTGTCCTGCTTGATCTAAACCGCCAGGAAAAGATTGACCCTGTTCAGTTCTTATCAAAAGGGAAAAACACGCCATTTACTGGCTGGGATTGTAAAGGCTGGCCAGTCATGACAATAGCTGAAGGAAAAATTGTTTGGAACAGAAGGAGTGTAAAAGCATGA